A window of the Natronomonas salina genome harbors these coding sequences:
- a CDS encoding thiamine pyrophosphate-dependent enzyme, whose translation MSAFNAIDSDREVERDDYTPGIEPQATWCPGCGDFGVLKALKGAMADLGKSPEEILLVTGIGCSGKLSSYFESYGFHTIHGRALPIARAAKLANPDLEVVAAGGDGDGYGIGGNHFVHTARENHDITYIVFNNEIFGLTKGQTSPTSPMGHKSKTQPHGSAKAPIRPMSSSLTAGSSYVARTAAVNPNQAQEILVEAIEHNGFSHIDFLTQCPTWNKDAKQYVPYIDVQENEDYEFDVSDRKEASEMMYESESALYEGEVLTGRFYHAPDRPSYGEEKRAVGEMPDEPLVERYHDDSYEWERSYDLLDVHK comes from the coding sequence ATGAGTGCCTTCAACGCCATCGACTCCGACCGCGAGGTAGAGCGCGACGACTACACCCCGGGCATCGAACCCCAGGCCACGTGGTGTCCCGGCTGCGGCGACTTCGGCGTCCTCAAGGCGCTGAAGGGCGCCATGGCCGACCTCGGGAAGAGCCCCGAGGAGATCCTGCTCGTCACCGGCATCGGCTGCTCGGGGAAGCTGAGCAGCTACTTCGAGAGCTACGGCTTCCACACCATCCACGGCCGCGCGCTGCCGATCGCCCGCGCCGCCAAGCTCGCCAACCCCGACCTCGAGGTCGTCGCGGCCGGCGGCGACGGCGACGGCTACGGCATCGGCGGCAACCACTTCGTCCACACCGCCCGCGAGAACCACGACATCACGTACATCGTGTTCAACAACGAGATCTTCGGGCTGACGAAGGGCCAGACCTCACCGACGAGCCCGATGGGCCACAAGTCGAAGACCCAGCCCCACGGGTCGGCGAAGGCGCCGATCCGTCCCATGTCGTCGTCGCTGACCGCCGGCTCCTCGTACGTCGCCCGGACGGCCGCGGTCAACCCCAACCAGGCCCAGGAGATCCTCGTCGAGGCCATCGAGCACAACGGCTTCTCGCATATCGACTTCCTGACGCAGTGTCCGACCTGGAACAAGGACGCCAAGCAGTACGTCCCCTACATCGACGTCCAGGAGAACGAGGACTACGAGTTCGACGTCTCGGATCGGAAGGAGGCCTCCGAGATGATGTACGAGTCGGAATCGGCGCTGTACGAGGGCGAGGTGCTGACCGGCCGGTTCTACCACGCCCCCGACCGCCCGTCCTACGGCGAGGAGAAGCGCGCCGTCGGCGAGATGCCGGACGAACCGCTGGTCGAGCGCTACCACGACGACAGCTACGAGTGGGAGCGCAGCTACGATCTGCTCGACGTCCACAAGTGA